One region of Bacteroidia bacterium genomic DNA includes:
- a CDS encoding NAD-dependent epimerase/dehydratase family protein, whose translation MSVSLVTGGTEFIGAYVTDELIQMGHTVVMLDDLIGRFIGNANQSTALYIEN comes from the coding sequence ATGTCAGTTTCCTTAGTTACCGGAGGTACAGAATTTATTGGAGCGTATGTTACAGACGAACTTATCCAGATGGGGCATACCGTTGTGATGTTAGATGACCTCATCGGCAGGTTTATAGGAAACGCAAATCAATCAACCGCTTTATACATAGAAAATTAG
- a CDS encoding glycosyltransferase family 4 protein encodes MPKILFIAAHRENRSPSQRFRFEQYFDYLAQNGFEIEFSPLITEADDKILYQKGNYFKKFILLIKAIIRRLKDIRKAANADVIFIQREAFLTGTTYFERKFKQTGKKIIFDFDDSIWLSNVSEANKKLNWLKNAQKTSSIIALSDMIFAGNAYLATYAKQYNKNVFIVPTTIDTTDYQRIPKKNNSSKICIGWSGSITTIQHFELAIPFLTELKKIYGDEITIKVIGDGNYINKELNITGIAWIKEREVEEISSFDIGIVPQLDDEWTRGKCGLKGLQYMSLEVPTIMSPVWMNAGIIQHGENGFFAATTEEWVNIISKLIESPELRATIGKAARKTAEDRYSVNANKDLYLKLINECINSK; translated from the coding sequence ATGCCAAAAATCTTATTTATAGCTGCTCACCGCGAAAATAGATCCCCAAGCCAACGCTTCAGATTTGAACAGTATTTTGATTATTTAGCCCAAAATGGCTTTGAAATAGAGTTTTCCCCACTAATAACGGAAGCTGACGACAAAATCTTATATCAAAAAGGAAATTACTTCAAAAAATTTATACTCCTAATAAAAGCAATCATTAGACGCTTAAAAGACATAAGAAAAGCAGCTAATGCAGATGTTATCTTTATTCAGCGTGAAGCCTTTTTAACTGGAACTACTTATTTTGAGCGAAAATTCAAACAAACAGGAAAGAAAATTATCTTTGACTTTGATGATTCTATTTGGTTAAGTAATGTTTCAGAAGCCAATAAAAAATTGAATTGGCTAAAAAACGCACAAAAAACAAGCAGCATCATCGCACTTTCAGATATGATTTTTGCCGGAAACGCTTATTTAGCAACCTATGCTAAACAGTATAATAAAAATGTATTTATCGTACCAACTACTATTGATACTACTGATTATCAGCGGATTCCGAAAAAAAATAATTCTTCAAAAATCTGTATTGGCTGGAGTGGCAGTATTACCACTATCCAGCATTTTGAATTAGCTATTCCGTTTTTAACTGAGCTGAAAAAAATATATGGAGATGAAATAACCATAAAAGTAATTGGAGATGGAAACTACATCAATAAAGAATTAAATATTACAGGAATTGCTTGGATTAAAGAAAGAGAAGTTGAGGAGATATCCTCTTTCGATATTGGTATTGTGCCACAACTGGATGACGAATGGACAAGAGGTAAATGCGGTTTAAAAGGGCTACAATATATGTCTCTTGAAGTTCCAACCATCATGTCGCCAGTATGGATGAACGCAGGGATTATTCAACATGGAGAGAATGGATTTTTCGCAGCAACTACCGAAGAATGGGTAAACATCATCAGCAAATTAATAGAATCACCCGAACTAAGAGCTACAATAGGAAAAGCCGCCAGAAAAACCGCAGAAGATAGATATTCTGTAAATGCTAATAAAGATTTATATCTAAAACTGATTAATGAGTGCATAAACTCAAAATAA